The Chloroflexota bacterium nucleotide sequence GACCCCGAGGTTGAAAATACGTTGACGATAAATTGCCATTATGTTACAATTCGCCCATGGAGAGGCGGTTACTGGTGATCGGGGCGGGAGCAATTGGTACCCTGCTGACAGCGCAGATGGCGCATTCGGGTTTTCCAGTCACTCTCGTGGGCCGGCCGGAAACGGCGCCCATTGTGCGCGAACGAGGCCTCCGGATATCAGGGACCGGCGGCGAGGTCGTCGCTCAGCAGATTGATGTCGTTGCATCGATTGCCGATGCCTTTTCAGGCGATGCGTCCTATCAGCTGGCGATTCTGTCCGTCAAAAGCTATGACACCGCCCAGGCAGCACAGGAGTTGATGGCTGCGGCCCGGGTCCCGCCACCCATTCTGAGCATGCAAAATGGTGTTGGCAACGAGGAAACCCTGGCCAGGGTGCTGGGCCAGGATCGAGTGTTGGCCGGTGTCATAACGACACCGGTAACTCAGAGGGCGCCAGGCCATGTCGTTCTGGCCCGTTCTACCAAAAGGATTGGCCTGGCTGGCCTGGTCAAACGTCCGTCTGGTAACCCGGTCTCGTTGCCAGCTCTCGCAGAGCTATTCGCCTCAGCAGGCTTCCAGGTACAGGTCTTTCCTGATTGGCGCGGCCTTAAGTGGACCAAACTGCTGATGAACATGCTCTGTAACGCCTCCTGTGCGCTGACAGGCTGGTCACCCCAGAGAGTTTGGAGCGATGCCGGTCTGGTTGACCTGGAGATCGCTGCCTGGCGGGAGGCGATGACAATTATGGATCGTCTTGGAATCGCGATCGTCAGCCTGGGTGGATACCCGCTGGACCGTTTTGAGTGGGCTTTGCGCGGGCTGCCGGCCACCCTGC carries:
- a CDS encoding ketopantoate reductase family protein, with protein sequence MERRLLVIGAGAIGTLLTAQMAHSGFPVTLVGRPETAPIVRERGLRISGTGGEVVAQQIDVVASIADAFSGDASYQLAILSVKSYDTAQAAQELMAAARVPPPILSMQNGVGNEETLARVLGQDRVLAGVITTPVTQRAPGHVVLARSTKRIGLAGLVKRPSGNPVSLPALAELFASAGFQVQVFPDWRGLKWTKLLMNMLCNASCALTGWSPQRVWSDAGLVDLEIAAWREAMTIMDRLGIAIVSLGGYPLDRFEWALRGLPATLLRPALAQFIVRGRGDKMPSLYLDLERGKDRSEVHWLNGAVVTAGKAENLRTPANSVLVEALGSVVSGHEPWSTYFDRPEVLLEKWRLNN